AGTTTAGAAGCCTGGGCGAAAAACCAGGGCGAAGGCATAGCGCCGCTGTAACGGATCTACCTGAGGGACAATCATTGGTATGAGTGACGCGTGCTTGTGTGCGAGATGGCTCATGTGCGTGTCATAGACATAACGCCCGATGAACCAGCCCATACTGCCACCGGCGACAACATCGGAAGCAAAATGTCTCTGCGCAGCAACTCGCGCTGCGCTTACTATTCCGGCGAGGCTGTAAGCGGTTATGCCGACGATTCGATTGTGCTTGTACTCATGGTCCAGCAGAGAGGCGATCGTCCACACCTGAATCGCATGCCCGGACGGGAATGAAGTTCCTCCGCCCCAAAAATCGCCGGGGTTTTTCTCGTCAGGACGATTACGCCGAAACACTTCTTTCAACACTCCGGAGACAATCAGGCTGTCGAGCAGAGACTCCGTTCCCAGAACACCGATTTCCCGCGCCTTCGCACTGTCCCGCCACGCTCCATAGACATACGAGCCGGCGACGATAGGAACCAGTGTGTAGGCCGCCCCAATTTGGGAAATCCGGCCGCCCCAACGGACTTGCCCGCGGCTGTTTTCAAAAGCATTCGCGATATGGGTATCGGTCGCAATCAATGCTCCCGTCGCCGCCATTGGCACCAGCCATTCCAAGGCATCGTGCCGATTTACATGGAAGGGGCTGGTGAAAATGTCTTTCTGATCGAACGCAATGTTCAGGAACAACTTTCGCAGGAGCGGCTTTGGCCGCTCCGTGTCACCGGGATAAAAGATGCGGTCACGACGGTCTAAGCCCGGCGGTGACTGGCTTCCCGAGTTATCGCTGCTGCCGGCGTCGGATTGGACCGCATCGATTCCTTCGAACAGACCGGCACTGGCTGCCGGTTGCTCAGGGGGAAACACGTGATCGCTTGCGTTTACCGCAGTTGCGAGAGCTCCTGCGATGACAACTATTTTCAATAGCCGAGATACCGTCATCGTATTCCTTGAGCCACCTGAGCTCTTCGATGCGGATTCAGCTGCATGCGTTTTGCCTCATATTCTTTTGTGGAATCTTGCCGCCTGGACTGAAGGACTTGCGGCTTGGTCATTGAAGCTTCTTGAGAGTTCTAGCTTCACAGTGCTCTCGGAGATATAGAATCCCCTGCACTCCATGATGTTCCATTGTGGGACTCTAGAGATTCCTTTAGACGTGCGGCCCGTCCTCATCCCTGTCCCCGGTTTTCCCGCGAATTATTCCCTACGCCAGGATCAAAAAGGGACGGCCTGACCGGATCAAACGGGACGGCCTGACCTGCGCGATTATTTTCGAGACAATGAAGTCGGGGCGAGATCAGGCTGTTCCCGGTCGGTCTAACGCGGAGTCTCCTTACTTTGGGGCTTGTCCTTGCCGGAGATTTTGTCTTTGCTTCCCACTACGCCAGACTTCGTCCCTTCGGCGACAGCTTTCCCGGCATGTCCAAAGCCTTTGCCGAACGCTTTGGCGGCAGCCAGCGGATGTCCTTCCTTTATGTCGTGTCCGGCGGCTTTGGCTCCATGGCCGATATCGCTGGGCGCGGTAGCCATAGTTTTGCCTCCACCCACATTCAGATGCGACAGCGTGCTCTCGTCGAGCTGGCCGTTGACAGTGAGATTCTTGTCCTGCTGATATTTCCGGATCGCTGCCCGGGTCTTCGCGCCGAGCTTGCCATCCGCCGTACCGGCAGCGTAGCCATCTGCGTTCAGCTTATTCTGAGCCGCCTCCACCAAATCGGGAGTGACCCGGATCTTCTTGAAATCGGGCTGCACTTCAGTGCTGCCATCAGCGTGTTTCTTATCGATGACCGTCCCACTGGGAGCTTTAGCTTTATCAGACTGGGCAGACGCAGTAAGACACAGGCTTCCAGCAAAGATACATGCGCAGGCAAAGTACATCTTCTTCATGGTGTTTCTCCGAGTACTGGGATGCACCAACGAAGAAGCAATTTGCCACGGCAATGCAGGAGATGAGGAGATAAGCGCTAGCCGGTAAGGCCAGCGCTAAAGCACTTTCAATGAGAAGGAGGCTGCAAAAGCCTCCGCTTCCCATGAAAATGTGGGGTAAGCACACCCTGCGAAACTACGCAGAGTGCGGCATCCGCAGTCTGGAGGAATCATAGGAAAGGCAGAAAAGACTCGGCCACCGCGGGCCCAAGTCCCGCCGAATTGGCGGGACGTGCGCCAATAGCCCACCACGGCCGAGTGGTGGGAAAACGGAAGAGAACGATCAGAGTCCGGCTTTCAGCCGGACGGTTGAGAATATGCGTCGACGCGGAGTTTCACCTCGAATCGCGTGGCGGCAATGCAATGCCGTGCTTCTGTAACAGAAGCTTCCATTCCGTCGCGAAATCAATCTTGCGATGGTGCTCTTCCTGGTGATCGACGTAATGCTTGACGGAATCGAGATTCGAGAGGCTGACAGTGAAGGCAGCGTAGCCCTCCTGCCATTTGAAATCCTTGTTTGTCAGGTCACTCATCCACCCGCTAGAGCCCGCTTTCATGAGCTGCACTGCCGTGCAGATGGGCATCGGCGGATTTAACGACAGCAAGAGGTGCGCATGCTCGGACATACCGCCAATCGCTAACGCGCGAAAGCGATTCTCGCGCGCGATGCCTCCCATGTAGCTCCAGAGACGCGGACGGAGTTCCGTTGGAATCGTTGGACGACGAAATTTGGTGGAGAACACGATGTGAAAATAGAGGCAGGTGAAGGTGTGCGCCATTGTGGGAACGGCATTGTAAAACAGATTGTCAATCGTCCGGCTGGAAGCCGGACTCCAAATCGCCTTATTCCATCCAGCCCACCACTCGGTCGTGGTGGGCTATTGGCGAGCGTCCCGCCGGTTGGCTGGACTCAAGTGAACTATGAGGTAGGTTACAGGCGACAGGGGCAGCAGGGCTGAAACGCAGGCCATGCTGGCTGTAGAGCTGACGGAAACGATGCGTAGTCCGACCGCAGAGAGAACCACAAGGGGACGGCCTGAACTGCGCGATCATTTCTTGTAAATGAGCAGTTCAGTGTCCCGATTTATTCCTTGCGTTTCTTCCTATCATCCTTCAACAGCATGTCTGCGTTCTCTATTTTCTTGCGTTCATCTTCCCGGCGAATAGCTCAGATCGGGTCTGTACACAGCCGACTCGGTAAGCTGGTGCTCTGTGGCGTCTCGGATCGCCTTGAAGATGGCGGCGCCTCCGTCCTTTCCGTAGGTTTCATTCACAACATCCGGCATGGACTTTGCCAAGGGCGCGAAGTCGGCCCAGTTCTGGAGGGAGTTGAGCCACACGAAGGTTGGTCCTTCACCGCCATTGACTAATTGCAGCCAGCCTGAGGTCTTCGGCCAATCCGGCTGTTTACCGAGAGCCTCGTTGATCTTCTTGATGGCATCCATGAATTCGGTCTGTGCGCCGGGATGGAGTACGTAGATCGTGACAGCGGTGATGGGCGTGGGCGGGCGATTGGCCGCGCCTAAACTCATGTCTGAGCGATACACATAGAAGCCGTTCCAACTGGCCTGTTCATGCGGGGACATATTTGTGGCGGCATCGGCGGTGTCGGCTTTGCCCATGCGCTTCTCCCAGTCGTCGAAATCTTTCCACGCATGCCCGCACGTGGAGGTCACATAGACCCCTGCATTCATGCCGGTTTCAATAGAGAACGTGGCCCATGTCCAGGTGTCGTTCTGGCTCTTGTGGAACTGCATGTGCTTCTTTCGTCCTTGCTCGAGTTGCGCCTCCGACCCGGGCTTCGGTTTTACGAAGTAAATACGACAAAGATTGTTGGCATTCTGAGGACTGAGCGCCTGCGGGGAGGAACTGCTGGTACTGGAACCTGCCTGAGCCCAACACCCGGCCGAACAGATCAAGCTAATGGCGAGAATCGCGTTGCCTGATTTCATCTGGGTTCTCTCCTGGGCGAGTTAAACTCGCGGTGCGCACCCTATTGGTTCAAGCCACAGATGTCAAGGAACTTATGGCATGTGAATTTCTTCAGAGCAACGGGTTCCACGAATAGTTTTTTGTTGACGGAATCCGCGGACAGACGGAGATTACCTCGCAAGCTTAGACCAGGTGTGTAACCACTTCGTCAGCGGCTCATCTTCAGCCGCTCTCAGTCACATCTTCTTCCGCCAGCATGTCGTAGAGGGTTGATCTGCCGATGCCCAAAATCTCGGCGGCTTTTGCTTTGTTGCCCTCTACGGCTTGGAGGACGTCGTGGATATGTTTGCGTTGCATCTCTTTCAGGCTGATGAAGGGCATCGCCGACGTGCCGGCTGGAGATACCGGGTCGAAGCGGAAGTTTTTGGCGTCAAGCACCCGGCCTTCGCTCATCATGCAGGCGTTTGCGATAACGTTTTCCAGCTCGCGAATGTTTCCTGGCCAGCCGTAGGTAGAGAGCATGTTTTGCCCACGTCGGCTGATTCCGGAGATTTCTTTGCCGTACTGCTTCGCGTACTTTTCGAGGAAGTGTTTCTGCAGCAGCGGCAGATCCTCTTTCCGTTGCAGCAGCGACGGCAGACGCAGATCGACAACAGACAGGCGGTAAAAGAGGTCTTCGCGGAAGCGTCTTGCGCCGACTTCGGTGCGCAGGTCGCGATTGGTGGCGGCGATCACTCGAATATCCAGTCGGCGCGGAGTGACTGAGCCGACCGGTTGAATCTCATGGGTTTGCAGTACCCGCAGAAGCTTGGCCTGTATGCCCATCGGCATGTCGCCAATTTCGTCCAGGAAGATTGTGCCTCCGTGGGCATGCTCGAATAGACCTGCGCGAGTTTCGTTCGCGCCGGTGAAAGCCCCTTTCACGTAGCCGAACATCTCGCTCTCGGCGAGGGCTTCGGGAATTCCCGCGCAATTGCAGACGATCAATGGACCTTGTCTGACCGGAGACAGACCGTGCATCGCCCGGGCGACAAGTTCTTTGCCGCTACCGGATGGGCCGGTGACGAGCAGGCTGCGGAAGTGCGGAGCAATCCGGCTCATGCGGCTGAAGAGTTCGAGCATCGCGGGGCTGCGCCCGACGAGTCCGTGGAAGCTGAAGGAGGAGAGCAGTTCGGAGTCGAGCTCAAGAGTATGCAGGTTTCTTCGTGCCGCCTCGATGGCTTGTCCGACGCGAGCGCGGAGATGGTGAGTGGAGAGCGGCTTCGTCAGATAATCTGCTGCGCCTTTGAGGATGGCGTCAACCGCCGCCGCTGGCGAATAGTCCTCGCTGATGAGGATGACCTCGGAGCGCGGGTCCTGCAGAACGATGCGTCCCAGCAGGTCAGAGTCCCGAGCACTGGGAACCTGTGGATCCAGCAGAATGATGCGCGGCTGTTGAGTGCGCATTAGTTCGAAGCCTTGTTCGCGTCCGTGGGCGGCGGAGATGCGGACGGGCATGTCGCTCAGCGCGTCGCGGACGGCGTCGTGAACCTGCTGGTCGGCGTCGATCACCAGCATCGACAACTGCTGTGGGGAGTCCAGCGTTATGACCATGGTGCGGCTCGTCGCGTTCTTTGTCAGGCGAACGCTGCGAAACAACAGAGTCTAGCGGGTTGAATGGCGTTTCACAAATGGCCGGTAACACGCCAGGCGGTCGGCTCTCGGCTGTCAGCTTTCGGCCGGCAACGGGTTCCTTGAACCGAAAGAAGACGTTAATGGCCAAGCGCCGAATACCCTCAATTAGGAGGAGAAGTGATTGGAGACGGCCACGGCGAGGTCTGGCGCGTGCATGTCGCTGAGAGCTTTTAAGTGCATGCCGATGCCATCGTATCGTTCTGTAATCTGCCGCCAGTAAGGAATTTCGAGCGGCATGAAATAGCAGAAGAAGATGCCGATAACGCCCCGCACCAGGACCAGACGGAGCTGGATGGCCGCGGTGCTGAGCTGCTGACCGAAGGCCGATAGCTCCGGGTCAGTTGCCTTCGACAACCCGTGCCCATACGAAAGCAGCAGTGAAGAGTTGCGGAACGCTGATTTGTAGTAGGCATAGATGGCTACAAGTCGAATCCGCCTCAAAGTTCGATATTCGCGGCTGGGCAGTTTCTTCTTCAGATACTGATCGTCAACCCCGGAAGCGATGTGGCGAAAACCTGCGAGATTGAAGGGCTCCAGTTCATCCAGCAGCTGGGACAAGTTCGAGGGGTGCTGCATCGATCCGCGAAGCAGCTTGGCGATTGCCACGATGGCAGCCGCAAGCAAAACGACCAGCAAGAGAATGAATGTCATTTTGAGAGCGCGCCTCTTACCCCATTAACCCATTGCAGTAACTCGGGCCTGACCGATATCGGCACCGGAATCTCTTCCCTTTTTGGCACAAAGTAAAAGGCGAAGATGGCGGCAACGCAATTATAGGTAATCGTTTCAATCCAGCCTACAGCCACACTTGACAGCCAGTAACCGTGAGAGCGCATTGCGTAAACCACCAGGTCGACAGTTCCAAGCAGGCCGACCCCGAGCGCAATGCCACAAATCGCTGACGTCCAGCGGATTCCCAATACCACGGAGGACCCGACAACAAAGACGAACATGCCAACCGCAGTGAAGCTAACTGCTTGCTCCGCGTCAGAGATCAGCTGCTCAAACGTGCGCCCGCCATAGTTGTGATAGGTCACGAGCAGAGCCAGCCCCCAAAAGGCCAGAAGAATTGCTTCATACCCAAAGCGCCGTAACCAGCTGAGCGGTGAGTATCCACGCAGCATTGTGAGGAAGATG
The sequence above is drawn from the Acidobacteriota bacterium genome and encodes:
- the tnpA gene encoding IS200/IS605 family transposase; translation: MAHTFTCLYFHIVFSTKFRRPTIPTELRPRLWSYMGGIARENRFRALAIGGMSEHAHLLLSLNPPMPICTAVQLMKAGSSGWMSDLTNKDFKWQEGYAAFTVSLSNLDSVKHYVDHQEEHHRKIDFATEWKLLLQKHGIALPPRDSR
- a CDS encoding sigma-54-dependent Fis family transcriptional regulator; this translates as MFRSVRLTKNATSRTMVITLDSPQQLSMLVIDADQQVHDAVRDALSDMPVRISAAHGREQGFELMRTQQPRIILLDPQVPSARDSDLLGRIVLQDPRSEVILISEDYSPAAAVDAILKGAADYLTKPLSTHHLRARVGQAIEAARRNLHTLELDSELLSSFSFHGLVGRSPAMLELFSRMSRIAPHFRSLLVTGPSGSGKELVARAMHGLSPVRQGPLIVCNCAGIPEALAESEMFGYVKGAFTGANETRAGLFEHAHGGTIFLDEIGDMPMGIQAKLLRVLQTHEIQPVGSVTPRRLDIRVIAATNRDLRTEVGARRFREDLFYRLSVVDLRLPSLLQRKEDLPLLQKHFLEKYAKQYGKEISGISRRGQNMLSTYGWPGNIRELENVIANACMMSEGRVLDAKNFRFDPVSPAGTSAMPFISLKEMQRKHIHDVLQAVEGNKAKAAEILGIGRSTLYDMLAEEDVTESG